The Pseudodesulfovibrio sp. zrk46 genome contains a region encoding:
- the rpoC gene encoding DNA-directed RNA polymerase subunit beta' produces the protein MTLDDLFTLRGAPNQTAQGRNLKAIQISIAAPETIREWSFGEVKKPETINYRTFKPERDGLFCAKIFGPVKDYECNCGKYKRMKHRGIVCEKCGVEVIASKVRRERMGHIELAAPVAHIWFLKTLPSKIGTLLDITMADLEKVLYFDSFIVLDPGETPLKKHQVVSEDQYFQVIDHFGESALEVGMGAETVRTMLEALDLPTLRTELREESATTRSQTKKKKITKRLKIVEAFLESGNKPEWMIMEVIPIIPPELRPLVPLDGGRFATSDLNDLYRRVINRNNRLKRLLELGAPEIIIRNEKRMLQEAVDALFDNGRRGRAITGTNGRPLKSLSDMIKGKQGRFRQNLLGKRVDYSGRSVIVVGPKLKLHQCGLPKKMALELFKPFIYAELEKRDIATTIKSAKKMVEREDLVVWDILEDVVREYPIMLNRAPTLHRLGIQAFEPLLVEGKAIQLHPLVCSAYNADFDGDQMAVHVPLSVEAQIECRVLMMSTNNILSPSNGSPIINPSQDIVLGLYYLTTPRSFEKGEGMIFSDPAEVVCAYDHGAVGLHARIKVRVNGKIEETTTGRIIVSELLPEAVPFDMVNCVLNKKNIAALVTGAYRMAGTKATVILCDRIKDLGYEYGARAGVTIGVKDLKIPDTKPGMLETAHAEVDEIENQFQDGIITRTEKYNKVVDVWTKVTNDISNEMMQEMSTDVLVDPKTGETEVNSSFNPIYMMATSGARGNQDQMRQLAGMRGLMAKPSGEIIETPITASFREGLTVLQYFISTHGARKGLADTALKTANSGYLTRRLVDVVQDVTVSEMDCGTVDGLELTHLIKGGEIKQRLHERVHGRVTMFDVYNEDTGELIVPANTVIDSKYAKAVDESGINSMTIRSGLTCKAKQGVCAMCYGRDLARGHLVNVGETVGIIAAQSIGEPGTQLTMRTFHIGGTASKEIESSSIESQHNGRVVTSRMRTVVNSEGHKMVLGKSCQVGIVDEQGREREKYVLQAGSRLLVEEGQDIKKGTMLAEWDPYMEPFIVDATGTIKFKDIIEGKTVQEDRTSKASFTIMEYRTTNFRPSVTILGEDGEPVQRPGTDIDANFAMPVGAILMVKDGDQVTAGDVIARKPRESSKTKDIVGGLPRVAELFEVRKPKDQGVVSSIDGIVTFGPETKGKRKVVVTPEIGDTKEFLIPKGKHITVQEADFVEAGDLLTEGNPELHDILRIKGEKHLARYLVEEIQDVYRFQGVNINDKHIEIIVRQMLKKVSILEPGSTSFLIGEQVDKQRFMEENAKVLAEGGKPAVAETLVLGITQASLSTDSFISAASFQETTKVLTEASLKGKKDDLRGLKENVIVGRLVPAGTGFRKYTDSDISVPEQAERPDKFLEELEENPLLVHTEQ, from the coding sequence ATGACGTTGGACGATCTGTTCACCTTGCGTGGAGCGCCGAATCAGACGGCTCAGGGCCGAAACCTGAAGGCTATCCAGATATCCATTGCCGCACCTGAGACCATTCGTGAATGGTCCTTCGGTGAGGTGAAGAAACCGGAAACCATCAACTATCGTACCTTTAAGCCCGAACGTGACGGCCTCTTCTGCGCCAAGATCTTCGGTCCCGTGAAGGATTACGAGTGCAACTGCGGTAAGTACAAACGCATGAAGCACCGCGGCATCGTCTGCGAAAAGTGCGGCGTTGAAGTTATTGCTTCCAAGGTTCGTCGTGAGCGTATGGGCCACATTGAACTGGCTGCTCCCGTTGCACACATTTGGTTCCTCAAAACCCTGCCTTCCAAGATCGGTACCTTGCTGGACATCACCATGGCCGACCTTGAAAAGGTACTGTACTTCGACTCCTTCATCGTTCTTGATCCGGGCGAAACCCCGCTCAAGAAGCATCAGGTTGTGTCTGAAGATCAGTACTTCCAGGTGATCGATCACTTTGGTGAGTCTGCTCTGGAAGTTGGTATGGGTGCTGAAACTGTTCGCACCATGCTGGAAGCGCTTGATCTGCCGACCCTGCGTACTGAGTTGCGTGAAGAGTCTGCTACCACTCGTTCCCAGACCAAAAAGAAGAAAATCACTAAGCGACTGAAGATCGTCGAGGCTTTCCTGGAGTCCGGCAACAAGCCCGAGTGGATGATTATGGAAGTAATTCCCATCATTCCGCCCGAACTGCGTCCTCTCGTCCCCTTGGACGGCGGCCGTTTTGCCACCTCCGACCTCAACGACCTTTACCGTCGTGTTATCAACCGTAACAACCGCCTCAAGCGTCTGCTGGAACTCGGTGCTCCCGAGATCATCATTCGTAACGAGAAGCGTATGTTGCAGGAAGCCGTCGACGCACTGTTCGATAACGGCCGCCGCGGCCGTGCCATCACTGGCACCAATGGTCGTCCGCTCAAGTCCCTGTCTGACATGATTAAGGGTAAGCAGGGCCGCTTCCGTCAGAACCTTCTCGGTAAACGTGTCGACTACTCTGGTCGTTCCGTTATCGTTGTTGGTCCTAAACTGAAGCTGCACCAGTGCGGTCTGCCCAAGAAGATGGCTCTTGAGCTCTTCAAGCCCTTCATTTATGCGGAGCTGGAAAAGCGCGATATCGCCACTACCATTAAGTCTGCAAAAAAGATGGTCGAACGCGAAGACCTCGTTGTCTGGGATATCCTGGAAGATGTTGTCCGCGAATACCCGATCATGCTCAACCGTGCACCGACCCTTCACCGTCTGGGCATTCAGGCCTTTGAGCCGCTCCTGGTAGAAGGTAAGGCCATTCAGCTGCACCCGCTCGTCTGTTCCGCGTACAACGCTGACTTTGATGGTGACCAGATGGCTGTCCACGTGCCTCTGTCTGTCGAAGCACAGATCGAGTGCCGCGTACTCATGATGTCTACTAACAACATCTTGAGCCCGTCCAACGGTTCTCCCATCATCAACCCCTCTCAGGATATCGTTCTTGGTCTGTATTATCTGACCACGCCTCGTTCCTTTGAGAAGGGCGAGGGCATGATCTTCTCCGACCCTGCAGAAGTTGTTTGCGCTTATGACCACGGTGCAGTTGGCCTCCATGCCCGCATCAAGGTCCGCGTCAACGGCAAGATTGAAGAGACTACCACCGGTCGTATCATCGTCAGCGAATTGCTTCCTGAAGCAGTGCCGTTCGACATGGTCAACTGCGTGCTCAACAAGAAAAACATCGCCGCTCTGGTTACCGGCGCCTACCGTATGGCAGGCACCAAGGCCACGGTTATCCTGTGTGACCGTATCAAGGATCTCGGATACGAATACGGTGCCCGTGCAGGCGTTACCATTGGTGTGAAGGACCTCAAGATTCCTGACACCAAGCCTGGTATGCTCGAAACTGCCCACGCTGAAGTGGACGAGATCGAAAACCAGTTCCAGGACGGTATCATCACCCGTACTGAAAAATACAATAAGGTCGTCGACGTCTGGACCAAGGTGACCAACGACATTTCCAATGAAATGATGCAGGAAATGTCCACCGATGTTCTGGTCGATCCCAAGACCGGTGAGACCGAGGTTAACTCCTCCTTCAACCCGATCTACATGATGGCCACCTCTGGTGCTCGTGGTAACCAGGATCAGATGCGTCAGCTCGCGGGTATGCGTGGTCTGATGGCTAAGCCTTCTGGTGAAATTATCGAAACACCGATTACTGCCTCCTTCCGTGAAGGTCTGACAGTTCTTCAGTACTTTATCTCCACTCACGGTGCTCGTAAGGGTCTCGCGGATACCGCGCTCAAGACTGCGAACTCCGGTTATCTGACACGTCGTCTCGTTGATGTTGTTCAGGATGTTACCGTTTCCGAAATGGATTGCGGTACAGTGGACGGACTGGAGCTGACTCACCTCATTAAGGGTGGTGAAATCAAGCAGCGTCTGCATGAACGTGTACATGGTCGTGTAACCATGTTCGACGTGTATAATGAAGACACTGGCGAACTCATCGTTCCGGCCAATACCGTTATTGATTCCAAGTACGCCAAGGCTGTCGACGAATCCGGTATCAACTCCATGACCATCCGCTCCGGCTTGACCTGTAAGGCCAAGCAGGGCGTTTGCGCCATGTGTTACGGTCGAGACCTCGCTCGTGGCCATCTGGTCAACGTCGGTGAGACTGTCGGTATTATTGCTGCACAGTCCATTGGTGAGCCTGGTACCCAGCTTACCATGCGTACCTTCCACATCGGTGGTACCGCATCCAAGGAGATTGAATCCTCCTCCATCGAATCCCAGCACAATGGTCGCGTTGTTACCTCTCGTATGCGTACCGTCGTTAACTCCGAAGGCCACAAGATGGTTCTCGGTAAGAGTTGTCAGGTCGGTATCGTTGATGAGCAGGGCCGTGAACGTGAAAAGTACGTGCTGCAGGCTGGTTCCCGTCTCTTGGTCGAAGAAGGCCAGGATATCAAGAAGGGCACCATGCTGGCTGAATGGGATCCCTACATGGAACCCTTCATCGTCGATGCAACCGGTACCATCAAGTTCAAGGACATCATCGAAGGCAAGACCGTTCAGGAAGACCGTACTTCCAAGGCTTCCTTCACCATCATGGAATACCGCACTACCAACTTCCGTCCGTCCGTCACCATTTTGGGTGAAGATGGCGAACCAGTGCAGCGTCCCGGCACCGATATCGATGCCAACTTCGCAATGCCTGTTGGTGCAATTCTGATGGTTAAGGACGGCGACCAGGTCACTGCCGGTGACGTCATCGCACGTAAGCCTCGTGAGTCTTCCAAGACCAAGGATATCGTTGGTGGTCTGCCTCGCGTTGCTGAGCTCTTCGAAGTTCGCAAGCCCAAGGATCAGGGTGTCGTCTCTTCCATCGACGGTATCGTGACCTTCGGTCCTGAGACCAAGGGTAAGCGCAAGGTTGTTGTTACTCCTGAGATTGGCGACACCAAGGAATTCCTTATTCCCAAGGGTAAGCACATCACTGTCCAGGAAGCCGACTTCGTTGAAGCCGGTGACCTCCTCACCGAAGGTAACCCCGAACTGCATGACATCCTTCGAATCAAGGGTGAAAAGCATCTCGCTCGCTACCTCGTCGAGGAAATCCAGGACGTGTACCGCTTCCAGGGCGTTAACATCAACGATAAGCACATTGAAATCATTGTGCGTCAGATGTTGAAGAAGGTCTCTATCCTCGAGCCCGGTTCCACCAGCTTCCTCATTGGCGAGCAGGTTGATAAGCAGCGCTTCATGGAAGAGAACGCCAAGGTGCTCGCAGAAGGCGGTAAGCCCGCAGTGGCCGAAACTCTGGTTCTCGGTATCACTCAGGCTTCTCTGTCCACCGACTCCTTCATCTCTGCAGCTTCCTTCCAGGAAACCACCAAGGTCCTGACCGAAGCTTCTCTGAAGGGTAAGAAGGATGACCTTCGCGGCCTCAAGGAAAACGTTATCGTCGGTCGTCTGGTACCTGCAGGTACTGGCTTCCGTAAATATACTGACTCCGACATCTCTGTGCCGGAGCAGGCTGAGCGTCCAGACAAGTTCCTGGAAGAGCTCGAAGAAAATCCGCTGCTGGTTCATACTGAGCAGTAA
- the rplL gene encoding 50S ribosomal protein L7/L12 translates to MADITKEQVVEFIGNMTVLELSEFIKELEDVFGVEAAAPAAAVVAAPAAGGDAGGAEEKTEFDVILAGAGGNKIAVIKAVRAITGLGLKEAKAIVDEAPKALKEGVSKEEADEAAKQLEEAGASVEVK, encoded by the coding sequence ATGGCAGATATCACCAAAGAACAGGTTGTTGAATTCATCGGCAACATGACCGTCCTGGAACTTTCCGAATTCATCAAAGAACTCGAAGACGTATTCGGCGTTGAAGCTGCTGCTCCGGCTGCTGCTGTTGTTGCTGCTCCCGCAGCAGGCGGCGACGCTGGTGGCGCTGAAGAGAAGACCGAATTCGACGTCATCCTCGCTGGTGCCGGTGGCAACAAGATCGCCGTCATCAAGGCTGTCCGCGCCATCACCGGCCTGGGCCTGAAAGAAGCCAAGGCTATCGTTGACGAAGCTCCTAAGGCTCTCAAGGAAGGCGTTTCCAAGGAAGAGGCTGACGAAGCTGCTAAGCAGCTCGAAGAAGCCGGCGCTTCCGTTGAAGTTAAGTAA
- the rpoB gene encoding DNA-directed RNA polymerase subunit beta, with amino-acid sequence MGHFRKEFGSIKTTLPIPHLLELQVDSYKRFLQEGTAPASRGDFGLEGVFRSVFPIEDFNKTASLDFVSYDIGEPKYDVDECISKGLTYEAPIRITVRLVVFDVDEETDNRTIRDIKEQDIYFGTIPLMTEKGTYVINGTERVIVNQLQRSPGIIFEHDSGKSHSSRKVLYSSRIIPMRGSWLDFDFDHKDILYVRIDRRRKMPATILLKAMGLSRTDILDYYYDTEKYTLLKTKVQRHVVADQYRKETAFADIKIGDKVVVKKDTDITKGAWKKLVRNEVKTIEVDPASLVGLFLAADMVDNTGEVLAEAADEVTVDLLQTMREFGIKELNVLHTRGMDVSDSLRNTLLLDKTTDMETAQIEIYRRLRPSSPPTPEIASNFFENLFRSSDYYDLSSVGRYKLNSRLNQDVDLNTRTLTNEDILLAVKELMRLKDTHGPADDIDHLGNRRVRPVGELVENQYRIGLVRMERAIKERMSLQEVATLMPHDLINPKPVAAVLKEFFGTSQLSQFMDQTNPLSEVTHKRRLSALGPGGLTRERAGFEVRDVHTSHYGRICPIETPEGPNIGLIVSLTTFAKVNDYGFIETPYRKVVDKKITDEITYMDASKEAVEVVAQANAPLDENGVFSNPRVNARLAGDVQLTASEDITCMDISPSQTVSISAALIPFLEHDDANRALMGSNMMRQAVPLLQAEQPLVGTGMEGPVARDSGACVLAEEDGVVHYVDSERVIVNYDNGIHPNSGGAKHYEFQKWHKSNQNSCFGQRPKVQVGQVIKKGDILADGPGIDDGELALGKNLLVAFMPWCGYNFEDSILISERMVKEDVFTSIHIEEFELVARDTKLGPEEVTRDISNVSEEMLRNLDECGIIRIGARIKPDDIMVGKITPKGETQLTPEEKLLRAIFGDKARDVKNTSLKVPPGISGTVVDVKVFNRRSSDKDDRTKAIEDAELAAFDTKEVKHIASLTDATRERIWAACEGGKLKKDLVGSKKAVCGKSGEIVEREALNNVPVKKLVGVFDKEINDQIKLIVADYESQVAFIKEIYDVKREKVTEGDDLPPGVIKMVKVYVAVKRKLSVGDKMAGRHGNKGVVSCILPEEDMPFFDDGTPMDIVLNPLGVPSRMNIGQIMETHLGMAGRKLGQQLHQQMIDGVKDLRDKAKFIFEDPDMDAFIDAMTDEEFIETCKRWKNGIVAKTPVFDGADEEDIWGWLTKAGCDDDGKFILYDGRTGEPFHNRVTVGIMYILKLHHLVDEKIHARSTGPYSLVTQQPLGGKAQFGGQRLGEMEVWALEAYGAAYLLQEFLTVKSDDVQGRVKMYEKIVKGDNFLEASLPESFNVLVKELMSLGLDVTLHYEDRKRQPGPGQYSGPKPLMP; translated from the coding sequence ATGGGTCATTTCAGAAAAGAATTCGGTAGCATCAAGACCACGCTCCCTATCCCGCACCTGCTTGAATTGCAGGTCGATTCCTACAAGCGTTTCTTGCAGGAAGGAACTGCTCCGGCCAGCCGGGGTGATTTTGGGCTTGAGGGCGTGTTCCGGTCCGTGTTTCCCATTGAAGATTTCAACAAGACCGCTAGCCTTGATTTTGTCAGTTACGACATTGGTGAACCAAAATACGACGTCGATGAGTGCATCTCTAAGGGCCTGACCTATGAGGCACCCATTCGTATTACCGTCCGTCTCGTAGTTTTCGACGTGGATGAAGAGACCGACAATCGCACCATTCGTGACATTAAAGAACAAGACATATACTTCGGGACTATCCCGTTGATGACTGAAAAGGGAACTTACGTCATCAATGGTACCGAGCGCGTTATTGTTAACCAGCTTCAGCGCTCGCCTGGTATCATCTTTGAACATGATTCCGGTAAGTCTCACTCCAGCCGTAAGGTACTGTACTCCAGCCGCATTATTCCGATGCGTGGCTCCTGGCTCGACTTCGACTTCGATCATAAGGACATCCTGTATGTCCGCATCGACCGTCGACGCAAGATGCCGGCCACCATCCTTCTCAAGGCAATGGGTCTTTCCCGCACGGATATCCTTGATTACTACTACGACACTGAGAAATACACCTTGCTGAAGACCAAGGTGCAGCGTCATGTTGTCGCAGACCAGTACCGCAAGGAAACCGCTTTTGCGGATATCAAGATTGGTGACAAGGTTGTCGTCAAAAAAGACACCGATATCACCAAGGGCGCCTGGAAGAAGCTGGTTCGTAACGAGGTCAAGACCATTGAGGTCGACCCTGCTTCTCTCGTCGGCCTGTTCCTGGCCGCTGATATGGTGGACAATACCGGTGAAGTTCTCGCCGAAGCCGCCGACGAAGTAACTGTCGATCTCCTGCAGACCATGCGTGAATTTGGTATCAAGGAACTGAACGTACTGCACACCCGCGGTATGGACGTTTCTGATTCCCTGCGCAATACACTGCTGTTGGACAAGACCACTGACATGGAGACCGCACAGATCGAGATCTACCGTCGTCTCCGTCCCAGTTCTCCGCCGACTCCCGAGATCGCTTCCAACTTCTTCGAGAATCTCTTCCGTAGCTCCGACTACTACGATCTCTCCAGCGTTGGTCGTTACAAACTTAACTCTCGTCTCAATCAGGATGTGGACCTTAACACCCGCACCCTGACCAATGAGGACATCCTTCTGGCAGTCAAAGAATTGATGCGCCTCAAGGATACTCATGGCCCCGCCGATGATATCGATCACCTGGGCAACCGTCGTGTTCGCCCTGTGGGCGAACTGGTTGAGAACCAGTACCGCATCGGTCTCGTCCGCATGGAACGTGCAATCAAAGAGCGCATGTCCCTGCAGGAAGTGGCCACCCTCATGCCTCATGATCTGATCAACCCTAAGCCGGTTGCCGCTGTCCTGAAAGAGTTCTTCGGTACTTCTCAGCTCAGTCAGTTCATGGATCAGACCAACCCGCTCTCCGAGGTTACACACAAACGCCGTCTGTCCGCACTTGGACCCGGTGGTTTGACCCGCGAGCGCGCTGGCTTCGAAGTCCGCGACGTACATACCTCTCACTATGGTCGTATCTGCCCCATTGAAACGCCTGAAGGACCAAACATTGGTCTCATCGTTTCTCTGACCACCTTTGCAAAGGTGAACGATTACGGCTTCATTGAGACCCCGTACCGTAAGGTCGTCGACAAGAAGATCACTGACGAAATCACCTACATGGACGCCTCCAAGGAAGCCGTGGAAGTGGTGGCTCAGGCCAACGCTCCCCTGGACGAAAATGGCGTCTTCTCCAATCCGCGTGTCAACGCACGACTCGCTGGTGATGTTCAGCTGACTGCATCTGAAGATATCACCTGCATGGATATCAGCCCGAGTCAGACTGTCTCTATCTCGGCTGCATTGATTCCGTTCCTCGAGCACGATGATGCTAACCGCGCACTCATGGGTTCGAACATGATGCGTCAGGCTGTTCCCCTGCTTCAAGCAGAGCAGCCGCTGGTTGGTACCGGCATGGAAGGCCCTGTCGCACGCGACTCCGGCGCCTGTGTGCTGGCAGAAGAGGACGGCGTGGTTCACTACGTCGATTCCGAACGCGTCATCGTCAACTATGACAACGGTATTCACCCCAACTCCGGCGGTGCCAAGCACTACGAGTTCCAGAAGTGGCATAAGTCCAACCAGAACTCCTGCTTCGGTCAGCGTCCGAAGGTCCAGGTTGGCCAGGTCATCAAGAAGGGTGATATCCTTGCTGATGGTCCCGGTATTGACGACGGAGAACTCGCCCTCGGTAAGAACCTCCTCGTAGCGTTCATGCCCTGGTGCGGTTACAACTTCGAGGACTCCATTCTTATCTCCGAACGTATGGTCAAGGAAGACGTGTTCACCTCTATTCACATTGAGGAATTTGAACTCGTCGCCCGTGACACCAAGCTCGGACCCGAAGAAGTCACTCGTGACATATCCAACGTCTCCGAAGAGATGCTTCGCAACCTTGATGAATGCGGTATTATCCGCATCGGTGCGCGCATCAAGCCGGACGACATCATGGTCGGTAAGATCACCCCGAAGGGTGAAACTCAGCTGACCCCTGAAGAAAAACTGCTTCGCGCCATCTTCGGTGATAAAGCTCGCGACGTGAAGAACACCTCCCTGAAGGTGCCGCCGGGAATCTCCGGTACTGTCGTTGACGTTAAGGTCTTTAACCGTCGTTCTTCTGATAAGGATGATCGCACAAAGGCCATCGAAGATGCCGAACTCGCTGCATTTGACACCAAGGAAGTCAAGCACATTGCTTCCTTGACTGACGCCACCCGCGAGCGCATTTGGGCTGCGTGTGAAGGCGGCAAGCTTAAAAAGGACCTTGTTGGTTCCAAGAAAGCTGTCTGCGGCAAGTCCGGTGAAATCGTTGAGCGTGAAGCTCTCAATAATGTCCCGGTCAAGAAACTGGTTGGAGTCTTCGACAAGGAGATCAACGACCAGATCAAGCTGATCGTGGCTGATTACGAATCCCAGGTCGCTTTCATCAAGGAAATTTATGATGTGAAGCGCGAGAAAGTCACCGAAGGTGATGATCTGCCTCCGGGCGTTATCAAGATGGTCAAGGTCTATGTCGCCGTTAAGCGTAAGCTGAGCGTGGGCGATAAGATGGCCGGTCGTCACGGTAACAAGGGTGTAGTTTCCTGCATCTTGCCGGAAGAAGATATGCCGTTCTTCGACGACGGTACCCCCATGGACATCGTCCTCAACCCTCTTGGCGTTCCCTCCCGTATGAACATCGGGCAGATCATGGAAACCCACCTGGGTATGGCGGGCCGCAAGCTTGGTCAGCAGCTGCATCAGCAGATGATTGATGGAGTGAAGGACCTTCGCGACAAGGCCAAATTCATCTTCGAAGATCCGGACATGGACGCCTTTATTGACGCCATGACTGACGAAGAGTTCATCGAAACATGCAAGCGTTGGAAGAACGGTATCGTTGCCAAAACGCCTGTATTCGATGGTGCTGACGAAGAAGATATCTGGGGTTGGCTGACTAAGGCCGGTTGTGATGATGACGGTAAGTTCATCCTTTACGACGGCCGCACTGGTGAGCCTTTCCATAATCGCGTCACCGTTGGTATCATGTACATTCTCAAACTCCATCACTTGGTTGATGAGAAGATCCATGCCCGCTCCACTGGCCCGTACTCCCTCGTCACCCAGCAGCCGCTTGGTGGTAAGGCTCAGTTCGGTGGTCAGCGTCTCGGTGAAATGGAAGTTTGGGCGCTGGAAGCATACGGCGCCGCGTACCTCCTGCAGGAGTTCCTCACCGTCAAGTCTGACGATGTGCAGGGCCGCGTCAAGATGTACGAAAAGATCGTCAAGGGCGACAACTTCCTCGAAGCGAGCCTGCCGGAATCCTTCAACGTTCTGGTCAAGGAACTCATGTCGCTGGGTCTGGATGTGACCCTGCACTACGAGGACCGTAAACGTCAGCCCGGCCCCGGTCAGTATTCTGGCCCCAAGCCGCTGATGCCGTAG
- the nusG gene encoding transcription termination/antitermination protein NusG → MDAIMENASPKARWYIVHTYSGFEQRVEQTVREMMRTGQDKGLIEEVVMPTEKIVEMVKGERKTSTRKFYPGYIMIKMILTDDSWHLIQSIPRVTGFVGGKNRPTPMRDSEAENILNMMESRQEKPRPKFNFERGDEVRVIDGPFSGFNGVVEEVNYDKGKLKVSVSIFGRQTPVELDFVQVDKG, encoded by the coding sequence ATGGATGCCATCATGGAAAATGCCTCTCCTAAGGCACGCTGGTACATCGTTCACACTTATTCAGGGTTTGAGCAGCGTGTAGAGCAGACCGTTCGCGAGATGATGCGGACCGGGCAAGATAAGGGCCTCATTGAGGAGGTCGTCATGCCCACCGAGAAGATCGTCGAAATGGTCAAGGGTGAGCGCAAGACTTCCACCAGGAAATTTTATCCTGGATACATCATGATCAAGATGATCCTGACGGATGACTCCTGGCACCTGATTCAGTCCATCCCGCGCGTCACCGGATTTGTTGGCGGTAAAAACCGTCCCACGCCCATGCGTGACAGCGAGGCGGAAAACATCCTCAACATGATGGAAAGCCGCCAGGAGAAACCCCGTCCCAAGTTCAACTTTGAGCGAGGCGACGAGGTGCGGGTCATCGATGGTCCGTTCAGCGGCTTCAACGGTGTTGTGGAAGAAGTCAATTACGACAAGGGTAAACTCAAGGTTTCCGTCTCTATCTTCGGACGTCAGACTCCGGTTGAGCTGGACTTCGTCCAGGTTGATAAAGGGTAG
- the rplJ gene encoding 50S ribosomal protein L10 yields the protein MNRQEKAQIIEQLNEKAARASIAVVTDFKGLTVEELTQLRAKCFEAGVDYQVVKNTLARLALTDTAHGDLSEHFKENCAIALGYDDPVAVAKVLADFDKENKKFSIRFGSLEGKFLDNDGVKELSKMPSKPELLSSVLGTMQAVPRNFVCLFANIERKFLYALTAIKDQKEAA from the coding sequence ATGAACAGGCAAGAAAAAGCCCAGATCATCGAGCAGCTGAACGAAAAAGCTGCGCGGGCGAGCATTGCCGTCGTTACCGACTTCAAAGGACTGACCGTTGAAGAGCTGACACAGCTCCGCGCAAAGTGCTTCGAAGCCGGCGTTGACTACCAAGTCGTCAAGAATACCCTGGCCCGGTTGGCTCTCACGGACACCGCACACGGTGACCTGAGCGAACACTTTAAAGAGAACTGCGCTATTGCGCTGGGTTACGACGATCCTGTCGCCGTGGCCAAAGTGCTGGCCGACTTCGATAAGGAAAACAAAAAGTTTTCCATTCGTTTCGGTTCTCTTGAAGGGAAGTTTCTTGATAACGACGGCGTGAAAGAACTGTCTAAGATGCCCAGCAAGCCTGAGCTTCTCAGTTCCGTACTCGGCACCATGCAGGCCGTACCGCGCAATTTCGTTTGCTTGTTCGCAAACATCGAACGCAAATTCCTGTATGCTTTGACCGCGATCAAAGATCAGAAAGAAGCTGCGTAA
- the rplA gene encoding 50S ribosomal protein L1: protein MPKHGKNYRNALGDRDTAVRVSVEEGVKTAVEGAYAKFDETVDVAINLGVDPKYSDQMIRGAVSLPNGLGKDVRVVVFCKPEKEAEAKEAGAEIAGSDELVEKIQGGWLDFDKAVATPDMMAVVGKIGRVLGPRGLMPNAKTGTVTMDVATAVSELKAGKVEFKVDKAGILHAPIGKVSFGPEKLLENLRTLLQTVMNLKPSSAKGTYMKSVAVATTMGPGVKIDPLTVRKFLDA, encoded by the coding sequence ATGCCCAAGCATGGAAAAAATTACCGCAATGCTCTTGGTGATCGCGACACTGCAGTTCGCGTTTCCGTCGAAGAAGGTGTAAAGACCGCTGTTGAAGGCGCCTACGCTAAATTCGATGAAACCGTTGATGTCGCCATCAACCTCGGTGTTGACCCTAAGTACTCCGATCAGATGATCCGTGGTGCAGTATCCCTGCCCAACGGTCTCGGCAAAGACGTCCGCGTAGTCGTCTTCTGTAAGCCTGAGAAGGAAGCTGAAGCTAAAGAAGCTGGTGCTGAAATCGCAGGTTCCGATGAACTGGTCGAGAAGATTCAGGGCGGTTGGCTGGACTTTGACAAGGCCGTTGCCACCCCTGATATGATGGCTGTTGTCGGTAAAATCGGTCGCGTTCTCGGCCCTCGTGGTCTGATGCCTAACGCTAAGACCGGTACCGTCACCATGGATGTAGCCACTGCTGTTAGCGAACTGAAGGCCGGTAAGGTCGAGTTCAAAGTAGACAAGGCTGGTATCCTGCACGCTCCCATCGGTAAGGTCTCCTTTGGTCCCGAGAAGCTTCTTGAAAACCTCCGGACTCTGCTCCAGACGGTTATGAATCTGAAGCCTTCTTCTGCCAAGGGTACTTACATGAAGAGCGTGGCTGTCGCCACTACCATGGGACCCGGCGTCAAGATTGATCCCTTGACCGTTCGTAAGTTCCTGGACGCTTAA
- the rplK gene encoding 50S ribosomal protein L11 — protein MAKKEIGKIKLQIPAGSANPSPPVGPALGQHGVNIMEFCKAFNAKTQDQKGLIIPVVITVYADRSFDFITKTPPASVLLLKAAKLEKGSGEPNKNKVGKVTKAQVQEIAEMKMPDLNANDIENAMLQIEGTARSMGLEVVG, from the coding sequence ATGGCCAAGAAAGAAATAGGAAAGATCAAGCTGCAGATTCCCGCAGGTAGCGCCAATCCCTCCCCGCCGGTCGGTCCGGCTCTGGGTCAGCACGGCGTTAACATCATGGAATTCTGCAAGGCGTTCAACGCCAAGACCCAGGATCAGAAGGGACTCATCATCCCCGTCGTCATCACGGTTTACGCAGACCGTTCCTTCGACTTCATCACCAAGACTCCTCCGGCATCTGTGCTGCTGCTTAAGGCTGCCAAGCTGGAAAAGGGTTCCGGTGAACCTAACAAGAACAAGGTCGGCAAGGTCACCAAGGCTCAGGTCCAGGAGATCGCCGAGATGAAGATGCCTGATTTGAACGCCAATGACATCGAAAATGCTATGCTGCAGATTGAAGGCACTGCCCGCAGCATGGGTCTCGAAGTCGTAGGCTAG